A stretch of the Filimonas lacunae genome encodes the following:
- a CDS encoding ATP-binding protein — MIQEQTSWIEANQQYLMANVQCIREQIQVFQNGTDSNKQGLLQAQETVAHARAKLTAPAPIDVLTESLMLSHFEREVILLCAGVELDSQFAGIIANVQGTPGYYLPTFGTALAALPHAHWSGLSPDSALRYWRLIEVGNEQLITKSALRLDEHILHYLTGVKLLDARLLGLVSPLTCKAPLVASHQHIADQMLHICTGTTAGNALPLLLVKGDNETDKEQLCAYVAASLGFALYSISVHAIPGTLKEMQDLVRIWNREAAICQYALYVDYTGLDTNDKHKMQIMHHFLDSLPGFVIVGCSHTAPRIKRQMVSFEIEKPTANEQYHLWLQQLGEGGIRLNGQLHAITAQFDLSAATIRAAGATTTQHLETDTTGYIEADAMAGLLWKNCCVHTRPQVDELAQRITAKASWDDLVLPPSQKEMLWEMTLQVHQRNKVYNEWGFGAKSSRGLGICGLFAGESGTGKTMAAEVLANTLKLDLYRIDLSQVVNKYIGETEKNLKRIFDAAEEGGAILLFDEADALFGKRSDVKDSHDRYANMEVSYLLQRMEAYRGLAILTTNLKTSMDKAWIRRIRFIIQFPFPDFVQRAAIWRRVFPEETPLQDIDTERLAKLNIAGGNIRNIALNAAFVAAGEGCAVNMKHIMQAARSEYAKLEKAFTNI; from the coding sequence ATGATACAGGAACAAACAAGCTGGATAGAAGCCAATCAGCAATACCTGATGGCTAACGTACAATGCATACGGGAGCAGATACAGGTGTTTCAAAACGGCACCGATTCCAATAAACAAGGCTTGCTGCAAGCACAGGAAACTGTAGCGCATGCGCGGGCAAAGTTAACAGCACCGGCGCCTATAGATGTATTGACCGAATCACTGATGCTGAGCCATTTTGAAAGGGAAGTGATCCTGCTATGTGCAGGCGTGGAGCTGGACAGTCAATTTGCAGGCATCATAGCCAACGTGCAGGGTACACCTGGTTATTACCTGCCCACCTTTGGCACTGCACTGGCGGCTTTGCCCCATGCACACTGGAGCGGTTTATCGCCCGACAGCGCTTTACGTTACTGGCGTTTGATAGAAGTAGGTAACGAGCAACTGATTACCAAAAGCGCCCTCAGGCTGGATGAACATATATTGCATTATCTCACCGGTGTAAAACTGCTGGACGCCCGTTTGCTGGGCCTGGTATCACCATTAACCTGTAAGGCTCCGTTGGTGGCTTCCCATCAACATATTGCAGATCAGATGTTACATATTTGCACCGGAACAACTGCAGGCAATGCCTTACCCTTGTTACTGGTAAAAGGAGATAATGAAACAGATAAAGAGCAGTTGTGTGCCTATGTAGCTGCCAGCCTGGGCTTTGCATTATACAGTATATCCGTACATGCCATACCCGGTACGTTAAAAGAAATGCAGGATCTGGTGCGCATCTGGAACCGCGAAGCCGCTATTTGTCAATATGCATTGTATGTAGATTACACAGGACTGGACACCAACGATAAACATAAGATGCAGATCATGCATCATTTTTTAGACAGTTTGCCCGGGTTTGTAATAGTAGGTTGTTCGCACACAGCACCACGTATTAAACGACAGATGGTGTCATTTGAAATAGAAAAACCTACTGCGAATGAACAATACCACCTCTGGCTGCAACAACTGGGCGAAGGAGGAATAAGGCTGAATGGTCAATTACATGCGATTACCGCGCAATTTGATTTATCGGCTGCTACTATACGCGCGGCCGGAGCTACCACCACACAACACCTGGAAACCGACACCACCGGCTATATAGAAGCCGATGCCATGGCCGGGTTGCTCTGGAAAAATTGTTGTGTACACACGCGCCCGCAGGTAGATGAACTGGCACAACGCATTACCGCTAAAGCCAGCTGGGACGACCTGGTGCTGCCACCATCGCAAAAAGAGATGTTATGGGAAATGACCTTGCAGGTGCATCAACGCAACAAAGTATATAACGAATGGGGCTTTGGCGCTAAAAGTTCGCGGGGGCTGGGCATATGTGGCCTGTTTGCAGGCGAAAGCGGCACCGGCAAAACCATGGCAGCAGAAGTGCTGGCCAATACCCTGAAACTGGATTTATACCGCATTGATTTAAGCCAGGTAGTGAACAAATACATTGGAGAAACCGAAAAGAATCTGAAACGCATTTTTGATGCAGCAGAAGAAGGCGGAGCGATATTGTTGTTTGACGAAGCCGATGCCTTATTTGGCAAAAGAAGTGATGTAAAAGACAGCCACGACAGGTATGCCAATATGGAAGTAAGCTACCTGCTGCAACGTATGGAAGCTTACCGTGGCCTGGCTATATTAACTACCAATTTAAAAACCAGCATGGATAAGGCCTGGATACGCCGCATCCGTTTTATTATACAATTCCCTTTTCCCGATTTTGTGCAACGCGCTGCTATCTGGCGCAGGGTGTTTCCGGAAGAAACACCGTTGCAGGACATAGATACCGAAAGGCTGGCTAAGCTCAATATTGCCGGGGGTAACATCCGGAATATTGCATTAAACGCCGCATTTGTTGCAGCAGGCGAGGGGTGTGCAGTAAACATGAAACATATTATGCAGGCCGCCCGCAGTGAATATGCGAAACTGGAAAAAGCATTTACCAATATATAA
- a CDS encoding DUF4255 domain-containing protein, whose product MSNALAIAAVTQVLKDLLNDGLINNDVTGSLGTTVTVTTTAPDRVDTSVAGEQSQLNLFMYQVSVNSGWRNHNLPSHNAAGERINNPPLALDLHYLLTAYGATDLHPEILLGYGMQLLHDHPILSREAIRKSLQPVSGDNSFSNLPLSLRSLASSKLDEQVELLKITPEQLSAEELSKFWTAFQNKYRPTAAYKVTVVLIESEKSTKVGLPVKERGLYVMPFNQPVIKVIKSQVTAGAPVSDSQPILPGYRLVLEGTQLAAQVVKLHIDGKEIAATPQWLSAGTLAFTLPADISAGVHGVQVSHPVNMGNPPVLHAGAISTAEAFVLHPQLTNIQVNNAQGSGTQPRSADITLKINPGVGTTQKVLLLLNEVDSGAPGVTLHAYSFSWAQASPPAPGPFTDIVIPIHNVAAGAYLVRIQIDGVQSVLGTDGNGKYNTPQLVLA is encoded by the coding sequence ATGAGTAACGCTCTTGCTATAGCTGCTGTAACACAGGTGTTGAAAGACCTGTTGAACGACGGATTGATCAATAACGATGTAACCGGCTCGCTGGGTACTACCGTTACGGTTACCACCACCGCCCCGGACAGGGTAGACACTTCTGTTGCCGGCGAACAAAGTCAGCTGAACTTGTTTATGTACCAGGTATCGGTAAACAGTGGCTGGCGTAATCATAACCTGCCCTCGCATAATGCAGCCGGCGAACGCATCAATAATCCCCCGTTAGCGCTGGATCTGCATTACCTGCTTACCGCATATGGAGCAACAGACCTGCATCCCGAAATATTATTAGGCTATGGCATGCAGTTACTGCACGACCACCCCATATTAAGCAGGGAAGCTATCCGCAAATCATTACAGCCTGTATCCGGAGATAATTCTTTTTCCAACCTGCCATTATCGCTACGTTCGCTGGCATCCTCGAAGCTGGACGAACAGGTAGAGTTGTTAAAAATCACGCCGGAACAACTAAGTGCCGAAGAGTTATCTAAATTCTGGACAGCTTTTCAAAATAAATACAGGCCCACCGCAGCCTATAAGGTCACCGTGGTGCTGATAGAAAGTGAAAAATCTACCAAGGTAGGATTGCCGGTAAAAGAAAGAGGATTGTATGTAATGCCCTTTAATCAACCGGTTATCAAGGTGATTAAATCGCAGGTTACTGCAGGAGCACCTGTCAGCGATTCGCAACCCATACTACCGGGTTACCGGTTGGTGCTGGAAGGTACACAGCTGGCAGCGCAAGTGGTAAAACTACATATAGATGGTAAAGAGATAGCAGCAACGCCACAATGGTTAAGTGCCGGAACATTGGCCTTTACCCTGCCTGCTGATATCAGTGCCGGTGTGCATGGCGTACAGGTGAGCCACCCGGTGAACATGGGCAATCCACCCGTGTTACATGCAGGGGCCATTTCCACAGCCGAAGCATTTGTGCTGCATCCACAGTTAACCAATATACAAGTGAACAATGCGCAGGGAAGTGGCACACAGCCACGTAGCGCAGACATTACACTAAAAATAAATCCGGGTGTAGGCACTACACAAAAGGTACTGCTGTTGCTCAATGAAGTAGACAGCGGTGCTCCGGGCGTTACCTTACATGCCTATAGTTTTTCGTGGGCACAGGCTTCGCCGCCTGCTCCAGGCCCTTTTACTGATATAGTGATACCTATCCATAATGTTGCGGCAGGTGCTTACCTGGTGCGCATTCAGATAGATGGTGTGCAAAGTGTACTGGGCACAGATGGCAATGGTAAATACAACACTCCACAACTGGTGCTGGCATGA
- a CDS encoding T4 family baseplate hub assembly chaperone, whose protein sequence is MRPLTTTELLQVWENGLHQSLTERSLHLLCVACGMQNIQQAARLSIGTRDACLLQLRQWMFGNRLLNMAHCPHCRQQVEWEQPVHTLQVQNMVWEPLEYAAEKEGYSIRFRLPQTQDIWQVQHITEPGEATLKVLQACIQEALYQGQPCAIQHLPGEVAEHIMQRMSEADPQADITMQLNCPACATQWNAVFDIASFLWTEIHQWSLRMLQEIGTLAKVFSWSEQDIMNMSAQRRRLYLEMALT, encoded by the coding sequence ATGCGCCCTCTTACCACTACAGAGCTATTACAGGTGTGGGAAAACGGCCTGCACCAATCGCTTACCGAGCGTAGTTTGCATTTGCTATGCGTGGCCTGTGGTATGCAAAACATACAACAGGCTGCCCGGTTAAGCATAGGCACACGCGACGCCTGCCTGCTGCAACTGCGGCAATGGATGTTTGGCAACAGGTTGCTGAACATGGCCCATTGTCCGCATTGCCGTCAACAGGTAGAGTGGGAGCAGCCCGTGCATACCCTGCAGGTACAAAACATGGTGTGGGAACCACTGGAATATGCCGCCGAAAAAGAGGGCTATTCTATTCGCTTTCGCCTGCCGCAAACACAAGACATATGGCAGGTGCAGCACATTACCGAACCGGGAGAAGCTACGCTAAAAGTGTTACAGGCCTGTATTCAGGAAGCACTGTACCAAGGCCAGCCTTGCGCGATACAGCATTTACCTGGCGAAGTGGCAGAGCATATCATGCAACGCATGAGCGAAGCCGACCCGCAGGCGGATATTACCATGCAGCTGAATTGTCCGGCATGTGCAACACAATGGAATGCCGTATTTGACATTGCCAGTTTTTTATGGACAGAAATTCACCAGTGGAGCCTGCGTATGCTGCAGGAAATAGGTACCCTGGCAAAAGTCTTTAGCTGGAGCGAGCAGGATATTATGAACATGAGCGCCCAACGCAGGCGGCTATACCTGGAAATGGCATTAACATGA
- a CDS encoding phage tail protein encodes MAQFTVNAQRFDPYKNFKFRVKWDGRYVAGVSKVGGLKKTTEVVKHREGGDPSSSRKSPGRTEFDAITLERGVTHDIEFERWANKVWNFGSGLGAEVSLKDFRKDITIELYNEAGQLVILYKVYRCWVSEFQALPDLDANANAVALQHIKLENEGWERDYSIAEPGEPSFVEP; translated from the coding sequence ATGGCACAGTTTACTGTAAACGCGCAACGCTTCGATCCTTATAAAAATTTCAAATTCCGTGTAAAATGGGATGGCCGCTATGTAGCGGGAGTGAGCAAAGTAGGCGGCTTAAAGAAAACCACCGAGGTAGTAAAACACCGCGAAGGTGGCGACCCCAGCAGTAGCCGCAAATCTCCGGGCCGTACCGAGTTTGATGCTATTACACTGGAACGTGGCGTTACCCATGATATTGAATTTGAAAGATGGGCTAACAAGGTGTGGAACTTCGGCTCTGGTTTGGGTGCAGAAGTGTCGTTAAAAGACTTTAGAAAAGATATTACCATAGAATTATACAACGAAGCAGGCCAGCTGGTGATACTGTATAAAGTATACCGTTGCTGGGTAAGCGAATTTCAGGCCCTGCCCGATTTAGATGCCAATGCCAACGCAGTGGCCCTGCAGCATATTAAGCTGGAGAACGAAGGCTGGGAGCGTGACTACTCCATTGCAGAACCCGGCGAACCTTCTTTTGTAGAACCCTGA
- a CDS encoding phage tail sheath C-terminal domain-containing protein produces MPAQLSYPGVYIEELSSGVRTITGVATSVTAFIGRALSGPVNEPVLINNYGDYERRFGGLWIDSTLSYAVQDFYLNGGSQAIIVRVALGTKPAKIAVPGTYSPMGDFLNLFASSDGAWGNTLTVTIDHNTADPTAPPHSPAGSELTNFNLVLYANGVKVEEYRNVSLSANDTRFLPRVLELSSTRITVEKDANGNWVLPAVTRPAVTPFPIQGIDGSDGSTPDTATYSGSEANKTGLYALLKTDLFNLLSIPPPTRAGNTAASVYQAALQLCALKRAFLLVDPPAEWAANAVTAVSQAVSGLPALNLSGTIARNAAIYYPRVRKPDPLRENQIDTFVPSGIIAGLISQTDTNRGVWKSPAGIDVALNGIQGLQANLNDLENGTLNQLGINCLRAFPVTGRVVWGARTLRGADQLADEYKYIAVRRTALFLEESLYRGTQWVVFEPNDESLWAQIRLNIGAFMQNLFRQGAFQGKTPKEAYLVKCDKETTTQDDINRGVVNILVAFAPLKPAEFVVIQIQQLAGQTEN; encoded by the coding sequence ATGCCTGCACAATTATCTTACCCGGGCGTATACATAGAAGAGTTATCCAGTGGTGTAAGAACCATTACCGGGGTAGCTACTTCCGTTACCGCCTTTATAGGCCGTGCACTCAGCGGGCCTGTTAACGAACCTGTGTTAATTAACAACTACGGCGATTATGAACGCCGGTTTGGCGGCTTATGGATTGACAGTACGTTAAGTTACGCCGTACAGGATTTTTACCTGAATGGTGGCAGCCAGGCTATTATTGTTCGGGTGGCCTTAGGAACCAAGCCCGCTAAAATTGCGGTGCCGGGTACGTATAGCCCTATGGGCGATTTCTTAAACCTGTTTGCCAGCAGTGATGGCGCCTGGGGCAATACATTAACGGTGACCATTGATCATAACACGGCCGATCCAACTGCGCCGCCACATTCACCGGCAGGCAGTGAGCTTACGAATTTTAACCTGGTATTATATGCCAATGGCGTTAAAGTAGAAGAATACCGCAACGTATCGCTATCGGCCAATGACACCCGTTTTCTGCCCCGCGTGCTGGAACTAAGCTCTACCCGCATTACAGTGGAAAAAGATGCCAATGGCAACTGGGTATTGCCTGCTGTTACCCGCCCGGCAGTAACACCGTTTCCCATACAGGGCATTGACGGATCGGACGGCAGCACACCAGACACTGCTACCTACAGCGGCAGTGAAGCCAATAAAACAGGCTTATATGCGCTGTTAAAAACAGATTTATTCAACCTGTTATCCATACCACCACCCACCCGTGCAGGCAACACTGCCGCCAGCGTATATCAGGCAGCCTTGCAACTGTGTGCTCTGAAAAGAGCCTTTTTGCTGGTAGATCCACCGGCAGAATGGGCAGCCAATGCTGTTACAGCCGTATCACAGGCAGTGAGTGGTTTACCTGCTTTAAACTTATCGGGCACCATAGCGCGTAATGCCGCTATTTATTATCCCCGTGTAAGAAAGCCCGATCCATTAAGAGAAAATCAGATTGACACATTTGTGCCTTCCGGTATTATTGCGGGCTTAATATCACAAACCGATACCAACCGTGGTGTGTGGAAATCGCCCGCTGGTATTGACGTAGCATTGAATGGCATACAAGGTTTGCAAGCCAATTTAAACGACCTGGAAAACGGTACCCTCAACCAGTTGGGCATAAACTGCCTGCGTGCTTTTCCGGTTACAGGCAGGGTAGTTTGGGGCGCACGCACGTTACGCGGGGCCGACCAGCTGGCAGATGAATACAAATACATTGCTGTACGCCGCACGGCCTTATTCCTGGAAGAAAGTTTATACCGTGGTACCCAATGGGTGGTGTTTGAACCCAATGACGAATCGTTATGGGCACAGATACGCTTAAACATTGGCGCCTTTATGCAAAACCTGTTCCGGCAGGGCGCTTTCCAGGGTAAAACACCTAAAGAAGCTTACCTGGTGAAATGCGATAAAGAAACCACTACACAGGATGATATTAATCGCGGCGTGGTAAATATACTGGTGGCATTTGCCCCGTTAAAACCCGCTGAGTTTGTGGTGATTCAAATACAACAATTGGCTGGTCAAACTGAAAACTAA
- a CDS encoding UpxY family transcription antiterminator, whose product MDNFQQGWRVIYTKSRHEKKVATQLQDLSLDAYLPCVKKLHHWCDRKKIIDAPLFPSYVFVHLKHQQHYFKSLGVEGVLSYVKVGKEIAKVSDSVINSIQLVVGKGSDLEVCDDYLRPGKTLCIKDGPFTGFTCEVVEYKGKQKIVVRVALLQRSILLNLSSDILMEEQATLQMAY is encoded by the coding sequence ATGGACAACTTTCAGCAAGGCTGGCGTGTGATATACACCAAATCGCGCCACGAGAAAAAAGTAGCCACCCAGTTACAGGACTTATCACTGGATGCTTATTTACCCTGTGTTAAAAAGCTGCATCACTGGTGCGATAGAAAGAAGATCATTGATGCGCCCTTGTTTCCTTCGTATGTGTTTGTGCATCTGAAACACCAGCAACATTATTTTAAAAGTCTGGGGGTGGAAGGCGTACTTAGCTATGTAAAAGTAGGCAAGGAGATAGCGAAGGTAAGCGACTCTGTGATTAACAGTATTCAACTGGTAGTAGGCAAAGGCAGCGACCTGGAGGTGTGCGACGACTACTTACGGCCTGGAAAAACACTGTGCATTAAAGACGGGCCTTTTACCGGCTTTACCTGTGAAGTAGTAGAATACAAAGGCAAACAAAAGATTGTTGTACGGGTGGCCCTACTGCAACGCAGCATTCTGTTGAATTTATCTTCCGACATTCTGATGGAAGAACAGGCAACACTACAAATGGCTTATTAA
- a CDS encoding DJ-1/PfpI family protein has translation MSSSPLNVAVLIYDGVELVDMNGPVDVFYHASLFTNNRYNIFTIAETPDAVGSEGGIVTIVPKYAFTSEHPTPDIVIIPGQLNANGVPIVASDAVVNWIKTVAGNNATILAVCVGIYHVAKSGLLNGKKATTHYMAINQFHIDYPEIQIIKNVRYVEDGQFVTTAGISSGIDGALYLIEKNDGADMAQQVADLMIYNRAAPLPPYTILPPYYPAG, from the coding sequence ATGAGCAGCTCCCCCCTGAATGTTGCCGTTCTTATTTACGACGGCGTAGAACTTGTTGATATGAATGGGCCGGTAGATGTATTTTACCACGCCAGCCTGTTTACCAACAACCGTTACAACATTTTTACCATTGCCGAAACCCCCGATGCTGTTGGCAGTGAAGGCGGCATTGTAACCATTGTGCCTAAGTATGCTTTTACCAGCGAGCATCCCACGCCGGACATTGTGATTATACCCGGTCAGCTGAATGCCAACGGAGTGCCTATAGTAGCATCCGATGCAGTAGTGAACTGGATAAAAACCGTGGCGGGCAACAATGCTACCATCCTTGCTGTATGTGTGGGCATTTATCACGTAGCTAAATCAGGCTTATTAAATGGGAAAAAGGCCACTACCCATTACATGGCCATTAACCAGTTTCATATAGATTATCCGGAAATTCAGATTATCAAGAATGTGCGCTATGTAGAAGATGGCCAGTTTGTAACAACTGCCGGTATCAGTTCGGGCATAGATGGCGCGTTATACCTGATTGAAAAGAATGATGGAGCAGATATGGCGCAACAAGTAGCTGATCTGATGATATATAACCGTGCTGCACCATTACCACCTTATACTATTTTACCTCCCTATTATCCTGCTGGCTAA
- a CDS encoding tyrosinase family protein has product MKQSGNTGVRRSILEIQREYELGTSNELEKVVTAWAYIKALPATDLNSFFCIGGYHGEPFAGEGATNPEWWGGYCNHANVLFPTWHRVYLYRLEQALQSTPGCEDVMLPYWDETDNYSIKYGIPHALTEEFFTFRDAVPECLLAQDIWHDGNTIKNPLASFTFTAGFTDTVTGDGSVYSKPEGYSTVRYPLSGLVGTEDFQKTTNKHNAMFPDYNTNTAILNANVLQWINNPVYYVPEAAFGKDKLQTRPAGVAKAFADCLDAPNYNAFSNTQSAAYYSKIPGQKHVVALESPHNDIHLSVGGFNLPPAVNNGGPAADFSQIPGANGDMGENDTAGLDPIFFFHHCNIDRMFWLWQLKHGYTNSLEIINDPNDPGTNNSFNNGNGQGPTNGQSLNETLTMQTTLNPFTKPDGSFFISDDCVNIETQLNYTYSEGSLSAGIQSHTLLKATQPIALKSNQKLHISGITRSGISGSFVVAIYSQKGEDRILEGYHSVLSRWKVAGCANCQLHLNVLGSISLQHYSKEEVQERAFTAEIVGREQQNKLRFGQFKALSATEHKPYILEITE; this is encoded by the coding sequence ATGAAACAATCTGGAAATACAGGCGTTCGCCGTTCCATACTTGAAATTCAACGCGAATATGAACTGGGTACCAGCAACGAACTGGAAAAAGTAGTTACTGCCTGGGCGTATATAAAAGCTTTACCCGCTACCGACCTTAACTCCTTCTTTTGCATTGGCGGCTATCATGGCGAGCCCTTTGCTGGTGAAGGCGCCACTAACCCGGAATGGTGGGGTGGCTACTGCAACCACGCTAACGTATTATTCCCTACCTGGCACCGCGTTTACCTGTATCGCCTGGAGCAGGCTTTGCAAAGCACACCCGGCTGTGAAGATGTCATGTTGCCTTACTGGGATGAAACGGACAACTACTCTATTAAATATGGTATACCTCATGCCTTAACAGAAGAGTTCTTTACTTTTCGAGATGCCGTTCCTGAATGCCTGTTAGCGCAAGATATATGGCATGATGGCAACACGATCAAAAATCCCCTGGCTTCTTTCACCTTTACCGCAGGTTTTACGGATACGGTAACCGGTGATGGCAGTGTATATTCCAAGCCTGAAGGATATAGCACTGTTCGCTATCCTTTATCGGGACTGGTTGGTACAGAAGATTTTCAAAAAACTACCAATAAGCATAATGCTATGTTTCCCGATTACAATACTAACACGGCTATCTTAAATGCCAACGTATTGCAGTGGATTAACAACCCGGTGTATTATGTACCGGAAGCAGCGTTTGGAAAAGATAAATTACAAACCCGCCCTGCCGGTGTGGCCAAAGCTTTTGCTGATTGCCTGGATGCGCCTAATTATAATGCCTTTTCTAACACGCAGTCTGCTGCTTATTACAGTAAAATACCCGGTCAAAAACACGTGGTGGCATTGGAATCGCCGCATAACGACATTCACTTATCTGTAGGCGGCTTTAACCTGCCACCTGCTGTGAATAATGGTGGCCCCGCAGCTGACTTTTCACAAATACCTGGCGCCAATGGCGATATGGGCGAGAATGATACAGCCGGTCTGGATCCTATTTTCTTTTTCCACCATTGTAATATAGACCGTATGTTCTGGCTGTGGCAACTAAAGCATGGCTATACCAACTCACTGGAAATTATTAATGACCCCAACGATCCGGGAACAAACAACAGTTTTAATAATGGTAATGGTCAGGGGCCTACCAATGGTCAGTCGCTCAATGAAACGCTTACCATGCAAACCACATTAAATCCCTTTACCAAACCGGATGGCAGTTTCTTTATCTCTGATGATTGTGTAAATATTGAAACCCAGTTAAACTATACCTATAGCGAAGGTTCACTGTCGGCTGGCATTCAATCGCATACTTTATTAAAAGCCACTCAGCCAATAGCATTAAAAAGTAACCAGAAGCTACATATTTCCGGCATCACGCGTAGTGGCATCAGTGGCTCTTTTGTGGTAGCTATCTATTCGCAGAAAGGAGAAGATAGAATACTGGAAGGGTATCACTCTGTACTTAGCCGTTGGAAGGTGGCAGGCTGTGCCAACTGTCAGCTGCACCTTAACGTATTGGGTAGCATTAGCCTGCAACATTATAGCAAAGAAGAAGTACAGGAAAGAGCTTTCACCGCTGAAATTGTAGGCCGCGAACAGCAAAATAAACTTCGTTTTGGACAGTTTAAAGCTTTAAGCGCCACAGAACATAAACCATATATTTTAGAGATCACTGAATAA
- a CDS encoding family 43 glycosylhydrolase, producing MKKEMLPCISGLLRSCCIAAVFFLLAALSHPAKALQGATGIHDPSTIIKRNGVYHVWGTGNQIYHLTSTDLINWTVAGTVFASGTWPSWINTYVSGFAGFFWAPECVYMNGKYYMYYSCSTGGRPCAIGVATSTDLSTWTDQGVVVYSTTTSTYGSIDPAVFSDASGNYWLAFGSHLTGIWMAQLNTSTGKRLNTTLTNVAGSSSSEHEAAYVIRNGSYYYLFYNRGVCCNGTSSTYYVQMGRASSPTGPYTDQNGVSLLSGGGTTVMSSTGNYIGPGHVGYYQENGFNFVTHHYYNGAASGTPTLGIANMGWNNNWPFITYDWIAAGRYTVTNVNSGLVWDAWGCTGASLQAIAQGTSSGLTCQKWDFATLGNGVYKITCALGGLAADVLNCSSANGAALDLYSYWGGSCQQFRLQRTGSGSLVFESVNGNRVVEVPNASTTAGTQLALYDYNGCNCQKWNVTYLGASARVANNTEPATGTAVSTDSLPGADMPANINIYPNPVTRGQGFTITLSQVAANQTATITVTNASGQVAERQTVKGQTTAVAGKQLVPGFYIIQVSYGRKTVSKKVVVQ from the coding sequence ATGAAAAAAGAAATGCTACCCTGCATTAGCGGGCTGCTACGCTCATGCTGTATAGCAGCGGTATTCTTTTTACTTGCCGCCCTTAGTCATCCTGCCAAGGCATTGCAGGGGGCTACCGGCATTCACGACCCTTCTACCATTATTAAAAGAAACGGGGTGTATCATGTCTGGGGCACCGGCAACCAGATTTATCACCTAACTTCTACCGATTTAATCAACTGGACTGTTGCCGGAACCGTATTTGCTTCCGGAACCTGGCCCAGCTGGATTAATACGTATGTTTCTGGCTTTGCCGGCTTTTTCTGGGCGCCTGAATGTGTGTACATGAATGGTAAATATTACATGTATTACTCGTGCAGTACCGGTGGCCGTCCCTGCGCTATCGGTGTAGCTACCAGCACCGACCTTAGCACCTGGACAGATCAGGGTGTGGTGGTATATTCTACTACTACCAGTACCTACGGTTCCATTGATCCTGCAGTGTTTTCTGATGCCAGCGGCAACTACTGGCTGGCCTTTGGTTCGCACCTTACCGGTATATGGATGGCGCAATTAAACACTTCCACCGGCAAAAGACTCAACACTACGTTAACCAACGTAGCTGGTAGCAGCAGCAGCGAACACGAAGCTGCCTATGTTATCCGCAATGGCAGCTACTATTACCTGTTTTATAACAGGGGCGTATGTTGCAACGGCACCAGCAGCACTTATTATGTACAAATGGGACGGGCCTCCAGTCCTACTGGCCCATACACCGATCAGAACGGGGTAAGCTTGCTAAGTGGCGGTGGTACCACGGTAATGAGCAGTACCGGTAACTATATAGGCCCCGGTCACGTGGGATATTACCAGGAAAACGGTTTCAACTTCGTTACACACCATTATTATAATGGTGCAGCCAGCGGCACACCTACTTTAGGTATCGCCAATATGGGGTGGAATAATAACTGGCCGTTTATCACTTATGATTGGATAGCCGCGGGAAGGTATACGGTAACCAATGTCAACAGCGGCCTGGTATGGGATGCCTGGGGTTGCACGGGTGCGTCGTTACAGGCTATAGCCCAGGGCACCAGCTCGGGACTTACCTGCCAGAAGTGGGACTTTGCTACGCTGGGTAATGGCGTATATAAAATAACCTGTGCATTGGGGGGCCTGGCGGCAGATGTTCTTAACTGCTCTTCGGCCAACGGCGCTGCATTGGATCTGTATTCCTATTGGGGCGGCAGCTGTCAGCAATTCCGCCTGCAAAGAACAGGCAGCGGTAGCCTGGTGTTTGAATCGGTCAACGGCAACCGGGTTGTTGAAGTTCCTAATGCGTCCACTACAGCCGGTACACAATTAGCATTGTACGATTATAATGGTTGTAATTGCCAGAAATGGAATGTTACTTACCTGGGGGCATCGGCACGTGTAGCTAATAATACAGAGCCTGCTACCGGCACGGCTGTTTCTACAGACAGCCTTCCGGGTGCCGATATGCCTGCCAATATCAATATTTACCCTAACCCCGTTACCCGTGGTCAGGGCTTTACCATTACGCTTTCGCAGGTAGCTGCTAACCAAACTGCTACTATCACAGTTACCAATGCATCGGGCCAGGTAGCAGAAAGGCAAACGGTAAAAGGACAAACCACCGCTGTAGCCGGTAAACAGCTTGTACCTGGTTTTTATATTATACAGGTAAGCTATGGACGAAAAACGGTCAGCAAAAAAGTAGTGGTGCAATAG